In a single window of the Methanolobus psychrophilus R15 genome:
- a CDS encoding PAS/PAC sensor signal transduction histidine kinase → MTCSTQRGIGIPGYEVKNEEEKDFQLDLLRKVLGSVQDHIVVIDRNMRIIMSNWKHCDSVPARDKQGHPYCYSCLMKRSTPCEPCYMLEVLTTGRCRKYEIEDPLDGKTKSVELSPILDEEHNVVMVVRHTKDVSERKSVERILKMRESQHAAVASLGQQGLSDGDLDSLMKEAVRLVAQTLNVEYCRIMRQEKAGNTVMIAGVGWEEETRDSDIDAHSDDSSSILCYTLYSGEPAVVMDRETKDRFSGYSLLRGHGLVSGMDVLIGRKDRPFGTLSVHTAQSRVFTEDDIHFMQSVANVLAESINRRENEDNLHRYTRELESSTELKVLFTDILTHDLLNPANIIRGFTEELLIIEDDKDKIRLLDKVHSNNEKLIDMMESATKFIKLESVSDVKFEEQDIVPIIERAIRSVRDDIDKRGLTLVFNPVPGCVVHASPLMEEVFINLLSNAIKYSPEKEKIIVSIQDLGNEYRIQVTDFGSGISNQDKPMIFDRFKRADKGSVKGSGLGLAIVKRIIDLHKGKAGVDDNPLGRGSIFWVSLKKA, encoded by the coding sequence ATGACATGTTCAACCCAAAGAGGGATCGGTATTCCAGGCTATGAAGTAAAAAACGAAGAGGAAAAAGATTTCCAGCTTGACCTGCTCAGGAAAGTGCTGGGGTCGGTTCAGGATCACATCGTTGTAATCGACAGGAACATGAGGATCATAATGAGCAACTGGAAGCACTGTGATTCTGTTCCCGCCAGGGACAAGCAGGGCCATCCTTACTGCTATAGCTGCCTTATGAAACGCTCCACTCCCTGTGAACCGTGCTACATGCTGGAAGTGCTGACGACCGGAAGATGTCGCAAATATGAGATCGAAGATCCCCTTGACGGAAAAACAAAGTCTGTCGAGTTATCCCCCATCCTTGATGAAGAACATAATGTTGTCATGGTGGTAAGACATACCAAAGATGTCAGCGAGCGGAAGAGCGTTGAGAGAATCCTGAAGATGCGGGAAAGCCAGCACGCTGCTGTTGCAAGCCTTGGACAGCAGGGACTTTCAGATGGTGACCTGGACAGCCTTATGAAAGAGGCAGTCAGGCTTGTCGCACAGACCCTTAATGTGGAATACTGCAGGATAATGAGACAGGAGAAAGCTGGGAACACTGTCATGATCGCAGGGGTAGGATGGGAGGAAGAGACGAGAGATAGTGATATTGATGCCCACAGTGATGATTCCAGCAGCATACTCTGTTATACCCTCTACTCAGGTGAACCGGCAGTTGTCATGGACAGAGAAACAAAGGACAGGTTCAGTGGCTATTCTCTGCTCAGGGGTCATGGACTGGTAAGCGGGATGGACGTGCTCATCGGACGTAAGGACAGGCCTTTTGGGACCCTGAGCGTTCATACCGCACAGAGCAGAGTGTTCACGGAAGACGATATCCATTTCATGCAATCTGTCGCCAACGTGCTCGCGGAATCCATCAACCGCAGGGAAAATGAAGACAACCTGCACAGATACACCCGGGAACTGGAGTCAAGCACTGAACTGAAAGTACTGTTCACGGATATACTCACCCACGACCTTCTCAATCCTGCAAATATCATCCGCGGTTTCACAGAGGAACTTCTCATAATTGAGGATGACAAGGATAAGATCAGGTTGCTTGATAAGGTTCACAGCAACAACGAAAAACTGATAGATATGATGGAGTCGGCTACAAAATTCATCAAGCTGGAATCAGTATCTGATGTGAAGTTTGAGGAGCAGGACATCGTCCCGATAATTGAGAGAGCTATAAGGTCTGTGAGGGATGATATCGATAAAAGGGGTCTTACACTTGTTTTCAATCCTGTTCCCGGTTGTGTTGTTCATGCCAGTCCTCTAATGGAAGAGGTCTTCATCAACCTTCTGTCCAATGCTATCAAATACAGTCCTGAAAAAGAGAAAATAATTGTCAGCATCCAGGACCTTGGAAATGAATACAGGATACAGGTAACTGATTTTGGCTCTGGTATAAGCAATCAGGACAAACCCATGATATTTGATAGATTCAAAAGAGCTGATAAGGGCAGTGTAAAAGGGAGCGGCCTCGGGCTTGCCATTGTAAAGAGGATAATAGATCTCCACAAGGGAAAAGCAGGCGTTGATGACAATCCTCTTGGCAGAGGCAGCATATTCTGGGTCTCCCTGAAAAAAGCCTGA
- a CDS encoding potassium channel protein encodes MPLSASTVSDNRPAGDNWRARIYDIIFEADTPAGKAFDVLLIVSILFSVIVVMMDSSAPIRTEHGETLYMLEWFFTIIFTIEYILRMMCVRSKKKYATSLFGIVDLVAIVPTYMSILIPGSQFLLVIRILRVLRIFRVLKLIQYMSEADLLMRAMRASRRKITVFLFTVLALVTIMGSLMYLIEGEESGFTSIPMSIYWAIITMTTVGYGDIVPLTSLGRALASFVMIMGYSIIAVPTGIVTAEMSFASMEERKKLSSTKECSRCRYNGHDQEALFCKLCGGELKKL; translated from the coding sequence ATGCCTCTTTCAGCTAGTACGGTTTCGGATAACAGGCCAGCAGGTGATAACTGGAGGGCACGGATATATGATATCATATTTGAGGCCGACACTCCTGCCGGAAAAGCCTTCGATGTCCTTCTCATCGTGAGTATCCTTTTCAGCGTGATTGTTGTAATGATGGATAGTTCCGCTCCCATCAGAACTGAGCATGGAGAAACGCTCTATATGCTGGAGTGGTTCTTCACGATAATCTTCACTATTGAATATATCCTCCGGATGATGTGTGTCAGAAGCAAGAAGAAATATGCTACAAGCCTTTTTGGTATCGTGGATCTGGTAGCAATAGTACCCACCTACATGAGCATCCTGATACCCGGCAGTCAGTTCCTGCTTGTGATCAGGATATTAAGGGTTCTGAGGATATTCCGTGTCCTCAAGCTCATACAGTATATGAGCGAAGCCGACTTGCTTATGAGGGCGATGCGTGCCAGCAGGAGGAAGATCACGGTTTTCCTTTTCACTGTACTTGCGCTTGTAACTATAATGGGCAGCCTGATGTATCTTATAGAAGGAGAAGAAAGCGGTTTTACAAGCATACCTATGAGCATTTACTGGGCAATCATAACTATGACAACCGTGGGTTATGGGGACATAGTACCCCTGACTTCCCTTGGAAGGGCACTGGCATCATTTGTCATGATCATGGGATACAGCATTATAGCTGTGCCTACCGGGATTGTGACAGCAGAGATGAGTTTCGCTTCTATGGAAGAAAGGAAAAAGCTCAGTTCAACAAAGGAATGCAGCAGATGCAGATATAATGGGCACGATCAGGAAGCACTATTCTGTAAGCTCTGTGGTGGTGAGCTTAAAAAGCTTTGA
- a CDS encoding DNA-directed DNA polymerase, translating to MDYFYAAIEEREDPSIRDKAVVVCMYSNRGEEGGAVSTCNYAARGAGIRAAMPCRQARSLKPDAVFLPVRKGFYEEVSKNVMAILHSYADSGEAFERTSIDEAFLDITRSCNSDFDVAREIGMRIKEEVKAQEKLTCSVGVGPNKLIAKMASSFRKPDGITVIREEEVQDFLRPMPVGKLWGIGKVTEDKLAEMGIRTVADLEEYDIMELVTVFGKNKGTFLRHAASGIDETPVRERSASDQIGRMASLKHDTRNEQMIFLLLAELADDVMNRAQSRKIGFRSVTVTVIFSNFKTSTKSRTLSHPVSDRQVLHDTAREMMGQFLGETTMNFRRIGVMVGNLSEKTGQKSLFDFAE from the coding sequence ATGGACTACTTCTATGCCGCCATAGAAGAACGGGAAGACCCTTCTATAAGGGATAAGGCGGTGGTGGTGTGCATGTACTCCAACCGCGGCGAAGAAGGCGGGGCTGTGAGCACATGTAATTATGCTGCCAGGGGAGCAGGCATACGCGCAGCCATGCCCTGCCGGCAGGCCAGGTCCCTTAAACCTGATGCGGTTTTCCTCCCGGTGCGCAAGGGATTCTACGAAGAAGTGTCAAAGAACGTAATGGCAATCCTGCACTCCTATGCTGACAGCGGGGAGGCTTTTGAGAGAACCAGCATAGATGAGGCTTTCCTCGATATAACCCGCTCCTGCAATTCTGACTTTGACGTTGCCAGGGAAATAGGTATGCGTATCAAGGAAGAAGTGAAGGCACAGGAAAAACTCACATGTTCCGTAGGGGTCGGCCCCAACAAACTGATAGCCAAGATGGCATCTTCTTTCCGTAAACCTGATGGCATTACTGTTATCAGGGAGGAAGAAGTGCAGGATTTTCTCCGACCCATGCCTGTAGGCAAACTCTGGGGAATAGGCAAAGTAACAGAAGACAAGCTTGCGGAAATGGGAATCAGGACAGTCGCCGACCTGGAGGAATATGACATAATGGAGCTTGTCACTGTCTTCGGGAAGAACAAGGGTACATTTCTCAGGCATGCAGCTTCCGGGATCGATGAAACGCCTGTAAGGGAAAGGTCTGCAAGTGATCAGATCGGCAGGATGGCCTCGCTTAAACATGACACACGCAACGAGCAAATGATCTTCTTGCTCCTTGCCGAGCTTGCAGACGATGTGATGAACAGGGCGCAGTCCCGAAAAATCGGTTTCAGGTCTGTTACAGTCACAGTCATCTTTTCAAATTTCAAAACATCCACAAAGAGCAGGACCCTGAGCCATCCGGTATCCGACAGGCAGGTCCTTCATGATACTGCAAGGGAGATGATGGGCCAGTTCCTCGGGGAAACCACAATGAACTTCAGGCGCATTGGAGTGATGGTCGGTAACCTTAGTGAGAAGACCGGACAGAAGAGCCTGTTCGATTTTGCTGAGTGA
- a CDS encoding cysteine synthase, with amino-acid sequence MEAFNPLGSVKDRIALSMIETAEKQGLLSKDTVVIEPTSGNTGIGLAFVCASRGYRLILTMPETMTEERRKILKMLGAEMVLTPGPKGMVGAIEKAEELARETPDSFMPHQFMNPANPDIHRRTTAEEIWNDTDGAVDILVAGVGTGGTITGVSEVIKSRKPGFKAVAVEPKDSPVLSGGKPGPHKIQGIGAGFVPSVLNMDIIDEIIQVSNEDSFETARQLAKMEGILCGISCGAALHAALEVARRQENKGKLIVVVLPDTGERYLSTALAE; translated from the coding sequence GTGGAGGCTTTTAATCCTCTTGGCTCTGTTAAGGACCGTATTGCCCTCAGTATGATAGAAACGGCCGAAAAGCAAGGGCTTCTGAGCAAGGATACTGTCGTCATAGAACCCACATCAGGCAATACAGGCATTGGCCTGGCTTTTGTCTGTGCATCCAGGGGATATCGCCTGATCCTCACAATGCCTGAAACAATGACAGAAGAAAGAAGGAAGATACTCAAAATGCTGGGCGCCGAAATGGTGCTCACTCCAGGCCCTAAAGGAATGGTAGGAGCCATCGAAAAAGCTGAGGAGCTGGCCAGGGAGACACCTGACTCATTTATGCCTCACCAGTTCATGAACCCTGCAAATCCGGATATCCATCGTCGCACGACAGCCGAGGAGATATGGAATGATACGGACGGGGCTGTGGATATCCTGGTTGCGGGTGTTGGTACGGGCGGGACGATCACGGGAGTGTCGGAAGTCATCAAATCCCGCAAGCCTGGTTTCAAGGCAGTTGCAGTCGAGCCTAAAGATTCTCCTGTACTTTCCGGAGGTAAACCGGGACCCCACAAGATACAGGGAATAGGAGCCGGTTTTGTGCCAAGTGTCCTTAATATGGATATCATTGATGAAATAATCCAGGTCAGCAATGAGGATTCATTCGAAACCGCCAGGCAGCTTGCGAAAATGGAGGGGATACTTTGCGGAATATCATGCGGTGCAGCACTTCACGCAGCCCTGGAGGTAGCCAGGAGGCAGGAGAATAAAGGCAAACTCATTGTGGTCGTGCTGCCTGATACAGGTGAGAGATATCTGAGCACAGCTCTTGCAGAATGA
- a CDS encoding Serine O-acetyltransferase, which yields MVNGSETEQRRCAILKSLVDSRYRSQIPRIVDSVVDSCYDSNCFDHVDAAVIPSKEALIEIIGLVKDILFPGYFGEQTLDRNNLRYHLGSEITKLFEQLSEQISNSIIHDCNRYEENCAECIDRGQAETIAFLEKIPMIRSLLASDVVAAYDGDPAAKSYDEIIFSYPGIFALTVYRVAHELHRQGIAILPRIMTEYAHSAVGIDIHPGAKIGRGLFIDHGTGVVIGETCQIGDNVRIYQGVTLGSLSFPKNESGELIRGKKRHPTIEDDVIIYSNATILGGDTVIGARSVIGGSAWITRSVPPDTKVIIEEPRLIIKEKH from the coding sequence ATGGTCAATGGATCAGAAACAGAACAGAGAAGATGCGCTATCCTGAAATCTCTGGTTGATAGCAGGTACCGCTCCCAGATACCGCGTATAGTTGATTCAGTTGTTGACAGTTGCTACGACAGCAATTGTTTTGACCATGTGGATGCGGCTGTGATACCTTCAAAGGAAGCACTTATAGAAATAATAGGCCTGGTCAAGGATATCCTCTTTCCCGGTTATTTCGGGGAGCAGACCCTGGACAGGAATAACCTGCGATACCACCTTGGAAGTGAGATAACAAAGCTCTTTGAGCAGCTCTCGGAGCAGATCAGCAACAGCATCATCCATGATTGCAACCGCTACGAGGAGAACTGCGCAGAATGCATCGACCGGGGACAGGCAGAAACGATAGCCTTCCTGGAGAAGATACCCATGATACGCTCCCTGCTGGCTTCCGATGTCGTGGCAGCCTATGACGGAGACCCTGCGGCCAAGAGCTATGATGAGATCATCTTCAGCTACCCCGGAATCTTTGCCCTGACAGTCTACAGGGTAGCCCATGAACTGCACAGGCAAGGAATAGCGATACTTCCACGCATAATGACAGAATACGCTCACAGTGCAGTAGGCATCGATATACATCCGGGAGCAAAGATCGGCAGAGGGCTGTTCATCGATCATGGCACCGGAGTGGTCATAGGAGAGACCTGCCAGATCGGAGACAATGTCCGAATCTACCAGGGAGTTACCCTGGGTTCGCTCAGTTTCCCAAAAAATGAGAGCGGAGAGCTGATCCGCGGAAAGAAGAGACATCCGACCATAGAAGATGACGTTATAATATACTCTAATGCCACCATATTGGGAGGAGATACTGTGATTGGTGCGCGTTCAGTGATCGGTGGAAGCGCGTGGATCACCAGATCGGTCCCTCCGGATACTAAGGTAATTATTGAGGAACCAAGGCTCATCATTAAAGAGAAGCACTGA
- a CDS encoding tetrahydromethanopterin S-methyltransferase subunit A — MRILKNSKGIYNRVATVEDETCKTEKIKEDIANVPLIEAEEPGKLELDSAGYFVIVPQPDKRTILAKHYSYDKELLRMIEGRDARSIYRTIVRYEWISTLNHAAYLGQELTRAEIAMKAGFLYVQE, encoded by the coding sequence ATGAGAATATTGAAGAACAGCAAGGGAATTTACAATAGGGTGGCAACTGTGGAAGATGAGACATGCAAAACCGAAAAGATTAAAGAAGATATTGCCAATGTTCCTCTGATAGAGGCTGAAGAGCCGGGAAAGCTTGAGCTTGACAGTGCCGGATATTTCGTGATAGTACCGCAGCCTGACAAAAGGACAATACTTGCAAAACACTATTCCTACGACAAGGAACTCCTGAGGATGATCGAAGGCCGGGATGCACGTTCCATCTACCGGACCATCGTCAGGTACGAATGGATAAGTACACTTAACCATGCAGCCTACCTCGGACAGGAACTGACAAGAGCTGAGATTGCTATGAAAGCAGGTTTTCTGTATGTTCAGGAGTGA